The genomic interval AGACCAAATGCAAGCCACCAAATGTGCCCTTGCACTCAATTTGCAGAACCGGCCTCCTGACAGTAGCAACAATTCAAGAAATTGGGTGGCAGGCGGGGTTGAGGTGGAAAACTTTGCGGACTGAGTGGACGCGTTCTTTCTTGTTGACAAGTTGTAGGTGGAAGGAAGCATTGCCTTATGGGTATTCAAACGGTGGTATGAAATTTTCGGATTGGGTACGAAACGAGAATTCCTCAACAGTTCACCCTCTTGCCAACCATTCCTTCACATAAATTATATTTATGGTTTCCCATAAATCCATTTATGTTCTGAATTTGTTTGCGCTAACAACCCAAGGGAGACAACCACTTCACACAATCATACTATGAAACAAGCCAACACCGTGATTGCGAATGTTGTCGCTGGATCTACCCAGCGACTGCATTTTTGAGAAAACCAACGTATTTATACATATCATCAATCAAAAATGCATACTGTTTAGCACCAAATTGTTCGGATACATAATCATCATGTAGGCAACATGTTATTATAAAGTACCCGAAATTGTGAGAGTATCCGGTCGACTAGATGGACAATTGCCTCCCTTATTATATCACACCGGCCTTCTCACAATAAATACTAGCTGCCTTACAGTCACCTGGCAGCAGGTTAAATGCAACATTATTTACATCACAATCATTGAAATTTGTTTTACAGGTTAATGCAACATTATTTACATCatcattgaaatttattttacacactgGGGACCAAGTTTCCCCTCTTTTCACATCACTGGCGGTAAAACGCCACCAACCAGCAAGCAGCATTGCTTGCTGGTACCGCCATACCCAGTATAAACCGACATAAATTAGCACATATTTTAGCCTCGCACTTGTGAAGAGCGCAGGACAGGCCACCCCCCATCTGCCGATTTTGAGATTGTTATGTCATAGGACCCATGGTCCTCCCCCTTTACCAGGGTTGCCAGGTCAATGGCCTCCTGCGACCAGATTCGTGTTTTGAGTTTGCCGTCAATGAATAAGTCCACTGGCACCAAGTGAGACTTCTCACCTGTTATACTGTGAGCCAGATGCGCAGCGTAGTAGACTAAAGTGGATGCTGTAGCGGGCCCCGGTGCAGAAGAAAGTGTCTGGGTATCGAGCTGCCGCAGGCGCTGGTTGTCCTGTTTTAAGGAGGCGATGTCCCTTTACGCCTGCTCAGCCATCCGTCGCACCTCTGCGAGGACTGCCGCTACGGCTAAGCCCGTCTCTGCATCCCCTTGGTTGCTGGTGCTGGCATGCTGCCCCTCTTGTCACCTCCGTATCCCTCTGCTCTGTACGGTGGCGCTGGGACGCCCAGCCACTGCACTGGTCACCTCTGCGACCCGTCTGGAGGCTGCTCTCTTCGGAGGCATAATCCTGTGTGATAAAAACCCGGACATATGAAACTTGTTCCGCCGGAGATATTATTTCGAGGAATGCCGTCCTGGAACCCACCTCCCTGAAAGCGATTAGAAATAGCGCAGAGTGTAACAAGCTGAAATTATAAGCAGAATGTTAATATAATCAAAGTGCTTCCACCAAAACCCGATGCTTGGGTTCTATAAGTTGTTAATTGACCCGGTTGACCGCCAGTACATCCCAAGGAATAATGCCTGATTCTCTGAAATATCAACCCACAAATGGGAAATATAATATGGCCCAAAGTACCTCCACCAAACCCTAGTTTGGCCTCTCTAAGGCGCCACCTGAGTGGACGCGTTCTTTCTTGTTGACAAGTTGTAGGTGGAAGGAAGCATTGCCTTATGGGTATTCAAACGGTGGTATGAAATTTTCGGATTGGGTACTAAACGAGAATTCCTCAACGGTTCACCCTCTTGCCAACCATTCCTTCACATACATTATATTCATTTCACACAAAACGTAATTGGGGGCAGGAGTTTAatggagggggcggggggcatcCAAAGAGAGGTTTTTGGTTATCTTGAACAATACACATTGACTTGAAGGAATGGTACTTTATCTTTTCTATCATGAACAATTCGAAATGGGTTGAGCGACCACAAAACCGAAAGTAGGATCGCTCCTACATAGTGGTCGTATTAGTTCTTGATTGAACCTTTTAAGGCTGTCTTGCAGTCAACAAGCAAAGTCGTACAAATCAAGAATCATAAACGTAAACATGTCTTTAGTCCTAGTGATAGACTATAATGTTTGTGATCAACATGACTGTTCCCCGAAAACGAAAGTAGCTCCCGTGAAGCACATTCTATTGTGACGTCACATCCGCTGGCTGTATTCGAGGAAGTGGATGTTAGTTGAGGGTTGCTGTGTCCGCTTCTAAACCATAGGTCTTGAGGTGAGGAAGGTGTAGCAACTAAAGCACATAGTGTAGTAGAACATCTTATTGTTAAGTCTGTCCTTCCTAACGGTTGTGATAGTATAACATCCACATAAAATTGAAGGTAATAAAGTTTTTGTAGGAGCGATCCTACTTTCGGTTCTGTTGAGACTCTACCGGGGAGCTCACTTCTCAAACGGGCAACCGACGGGAAGTCTAACAACTACACGTTTAAAAGCGATAGAAAATCTTAAATACAGTAACAAAATATGGTTTTGAGTCATcgtctttctgtttgcagcTACGACGAGCAATGGCCGAAGCCAAAGCTGTCAAGAGTTTCAGCTGCCCAGTGTGCCATGAAGATCTGAAGGAACCCAAGATTCTCCCTTGCACGCACCTGGTGTGTCGCCAGTGTCTTCTgtccacgctgaagaagaaaCGCAGAAGTGGAAAGTCTGGATGCCCAGTATGCCAGAGCCCTCTGTTCAAAACTGACACACTAGACCAGGATGACTTCGACTTGTTTGTGGACGAACTGCCAACTGATCACGTGACTGGAGTAAAAGTGGAATGCCAGAAAACTCTGACTGGCAGCAGCATTTGTACCATCTGCGACAACTCCTCTGAGGCGGAATCCTTCTGTTTTGAGTGCAATACCAAGCTATGCAGGTCTTGCGCCAAAGTCCACAGCAAGTTGCCATCAACTTCTAACCACACTGTTGAAAAACTCATTTCTTTAACAGCAGAGCAGTTAGCTGTGAAGAAATGGATCCCATGCTGCTCTCACAAAGAAAAGTCAGCAAAACTCTACTGCTCTGATCATAAAGAGCTTGTTTGTAGTTCATGTGCAACATCCAATCACAGAAAATGTGATGGCATTGAAAAGATAACCAGTGCTGCAGAAAGCAAGAGACAGGAGATGGGGgaacagaagaaaaggctgACAGATAAAGAAGCTTCCCTTTCAGCCCAGGTATTGTCTGTGTTAAGTTTAAAACTAGCCTGCTCAAAGACCTCCAGTTATTGTACACTGTTTTGAATGTATAGAGGTTAGATTGTGGCAAGAACAAATTTAAGTAAATGTACACCAGTGACTATTTGCTACTGGTGACAGAGAAGAGGAATTGAGGCGaaaatttacaaacaaacaagaaagctgAAGATGTGTGTGCAGTGACCTACATCACTGTGTAATATAAAACCCTAACAGGAAAAGCAGCAAAGAATGCAATTATTGGTTAATTTTGTAAAATTCAATTTGTTGGACGTGAAAGGGGACTATCGTTACAGTGGGGCACCAATATTGCTTTAACATAACTATTGCAGAGGCTTTTGAGTTTATTAATTTTAAGCCAATAGGAGACAATACAAAATAGCTGCAAGCAAAAAATGTATAGTTTTTAGTCAAGTTTCTGGTGGAAATTGCAGAGTTGCGTATGGGACTCTGTAACAATATAGTCCTCGTGCTTTTGAAATGTTGCTGGCAACGTGTAATACGTGTACTAGGCTTGTACCCTTTTTTTCTGTACATTGAGTAACTAATACCTGGTATGATGTGAAGTGCTTAGTTCGCTTGATTCAACCATAGATCTAATATATACGTCCCTGATTCAACCATTCAGGAGAAATACAATTATTTCCATGTTCAACGGGGACTGCGTACACAGGACACGAAAAGCGAACAACACAATGGCAAACACTGATCAGAAGAAAATAAAGATAGAACACATTTAAACATAACGGTAATTTTTACAAGAAAAAATTTGAATATCAAATGTTAGAAGTTTATTACAGTATTTAGTAAGAGATGTACAGACACCCGAAATAGCttatattttgatttttaaaaaatgtcCTTGTTGTAATCTTCTTAAAAATTTTAAAGTTCAAGCAGTCGATATGGGAAAAATGCTGATTGTAATGCGGAGAATTTACCATGTACTTTtgaagcccccccccccgatttgGCACCAAATTTTAGCAAAAGTTAGTGTTTAGTGTTATCTGATGTTTGTTTCAGATAGAAGACTGCGACAGTCAGGTTACAGAGGCGGAAGCAAAGTTTGCGGAGATGCGAGACAGAGTGATCACTGTTTTTTCTGATCTCATTAAAAGTCTTGAAGATAAGAAGCAAAAGCTGTTGGGTGAAATCCGCCAGAAGGAACAGATCTTCCTGGATGAGAAGTTGGCGAATAAGAAGGAACTGGAAGCGGTGAGATCTTCAGCAGaagcccatgtgaacagcgtaGACATGTTGCTTTCATCAGCATCTGATCAAGCTCTCTTTGCAACCTATGGCAGATTGAATCCTCGTTTAAATGAAGTGGAATCAGCAGAGGCAGTTACTGATGACGCCGCCACAATTGGAGATGTGTACTTTGATGAGAAAATGTTGAGCGGATTGAAGAAAACAGCTGCTGTTTGTGGTGAAGTGAGAGACTCACGGCCTCAGCAAGTATGTATGGCTTGTGCTTTTTTTTGATAATCTGCACAATTTAATTTATTTACATGAATCCGTGTAGGAGTCTTTGATAGctatttttgatttttaaaaatgtatgCATGCAGTATGCCCTTGCAAGCCATTCCACTTTCGGTTCAGTGAGTTTTAAGTATGATGCTCTTAATTCACTCGTGAATTCTTGATTAAGTTATTCAAATTCTCATTTTAAGTGTTAAACACAGAGGATGTTTTTTTTGGTGTGCTTATtttgtatgtacatgtatgaaCTTGTTGCTTGTTGCATTacttaaagacacagtccttcaCTTGGATCATattgtctcagatctggccaggattttgcatgggataagaccatccctccctttggtcacataccaaaaatgaacagcctgggtgctctgtGTGCACAGTGGGATTGTTTGATAAAGTAATGTTGTACATATAAAGCCACTAGTGttctttaaaaataaattattttgtTAAAACAGTCCAATTAAACTCACAGCAATTAAGCAGTCGGCGTGTTCAGGTATGAGatgttttcatgagaaggagCGTCCCTTTAACGGCCAAGCACAGCTCAACAGGCTCATCATGAAAATGTATGTGTATTGTTGCAGGATAAAAGCAGACTGATACACTGCTATACGTGCAGTAAGTTTTTCcaggcattttttttaaagttcattTATGATTACAGTGTATCAATAAGAAGGTTCACAAATAATCATATGAACAATTGCTGAATGTGCTTCATTTGCTGAGgttaaaaataattataatgatTGCTTTTATACATCCAGTTTTATTATTTTAGATATAATTATCTATAAATGATCCATTAATGTCTAAGCTGTCAATGTTGTTTGTGGTTGGTTACCATGTGCACCCATACCATGGTCCTACTCTTTTATAAAACCAAAGAGCTCCTTTAAGTATAGACAAACAGCACAGAGATGAAAGAATCTGGATTTCTGAACTGTTATAGAGTAAGGGTGCATACAATAAATGATAAGTGCCTGAAGGGTATATTATACTATATTTCCTCTCTCTGTGAACAGTGAGTTTGCCTAATGACTCATTATTAAATAACTTTAAACATGTGAGTGACATTTTCTGTTTCTGCACATAGGTGATTTCTGTTACGGTACATACATTGTTaaactaccgtactttccgggtcataaggcgcgacttttttcctcgagttcgacccctgtgTCTTGTATAacaatcaaagagaccgcttgagtaccagtcaaacaacttgtgataatgcatgtttcagctactaggtactgccctgcctttgatctggccgcacacacagatttccactctgttaaactcggtcactgaccggtcactgaccccgatgcaggaagtgttttctctctcagatatgacagagGAACCacctcatggcaaaaactgggtcattgacccctgggagccacccagctatcacaatgcctttgatctggccgcacaagagcacacatattttcactcagttaaagtcggtcactgaccccggtgcaggaagtgtttcctctctcagatatgacaggggaaccacctctcatggcaaaaactgggtcattttggtgcgccctatcggccccctgcgtccaatgggtgactggattacaatttttttttaaaaagaagggggtgcctCTTAGATAACGAaggccttgtcacccggaaagtacggtagctAGAATGTCAAATTTGTGCTCTACATGTGAAAGTGATGATAGGTGCTCAATGATTATGATACCTCAATCCCACATTTTAAATGAACACAGACTGTACCTGTTCAATGTGTTTCTTTAAATTGAACGTGTAACATGCATACGCAAAACCCAGTGTAAGTATCTGTATTCAAATTTGTCGCAGATGCTATCAGTGTGACAGAAGGTACCTTTCAGTTTGTGATTGAGAAACCAGAGCGTGGCAGTCCTGATCTGATGAGTCAGCCATGTATCATCAGAAACATGCCATGGTAAGTGTgccgtgtatatgtgtgtgtgcatgttactATGCATGTGCGAGCAAGCAAGCGCGTGTGtcaatgtgtgcgtgtgagtgtttttaaaaaatttttaacACCAGTCCTACAAGGTTGTGTGAAAATATGAGACCTCACAGTACATGTATCTTTTTAAGGTGTCAACAcaaagtttttttctttttttttcttttggccCTTAGAGCTGATTTAAAATTGGACCTAACTATAATTATTCCCACTCAccatattcttttttttctctgatgTTCCTGCTTAAGCTTTAACTCTCAATGGTCACCTGATGGTGGTAGGTGGGCAGCATGCCGCTGTCCTGTAAGGTGTGGGTGCAAGGTATAAGTGTGTTTTCAAGACTCTGGAaacttgggatctttaacatgcacatgTCTTTTTGCATGCATttgtatgcacgcacacacacacacacacacacacacacacacacacacacacacacacacacacacacatacacacacatacaccttaGCATGTGTATAAAAACACCAGCCCTGGCTCAACCCTGTGGTTGGAAGCTAGTGTGTGTATTCCAAAATTAAGGCAAGGGTGCAATGGCTGGCCAGGTGGGTTgtctgggtgggggggggggggatccccACACCACCTTCTCCCCCCAAATGCTGCTGAAGtttagcatttgaaaggggtattttgggtctctccttgaAAAATGTGTATATTTTCCGGTAAGGGGGCCGGAACCCATGCAGGAACCACCCAACTCAGAATTAGCTCTGCTGCTTCACATTTTGTGAACTTTAACATGTacatgggttattctccagagctatgtatcaagggaaacaatgTTACGATGGTGATATTTCTTTATTTAACTGAGACTTTTTAACGATACAAATTTATTTCATTAATAAATACAGGTTCAAAATACATCCTTGGCCTACAGAAAAAGAATTATAAATACTTGCGCATTGTCTACGTTCAGTAAATTGCAAGCATTTCAAAGTACATCACCCACGTAACGTGGaaatcagaggatgtgacacATTTAATAACtaacattaaaaaataaacgacAAAAATGCatactttgtatttttgttGAATGTCGGTATTGTTATCAAACTTTAGTATCAATAAAAAAAGTATTTAATATATGTTATAActaagctactcacaaaaagttaaggatcacttgcacacaaattcataactttccaaataagaaagccaatgcgttggtatttggcaaacgtttaattcaatgcttcagtgataacgatacagcatttccttcaatttcgagcaatcgtttggtATGTACATTTgatcaaagtgtgtacgtatcgaaatttaatttcacaaagtcgttgaaatcaaaagacatggcattcagatgctcccaaaagttcagtaatgcgtgtaaccgccctggtTGTActggcactcgacgcagcgactcctcatagagttgaccagggtggtgaagatcctctgtggaagcgcctgccactcagcctgcagcatctggtagaggtgctggacatccctgggagggggtggttgctcctcactttgcgatccaactcatcccagaggttctcaatcgggttgagatcgggactgcatgctggccactcccttctgttgactccagactgctgcaggaagtcgttgaccacccttgccctttgggggcgagcgttgtcatcctggtagacagcctgcggtcccatctgctgcagtgtaggcacagccagcggtcgaaggatctcatcccggtatcggaggccagtcaggttaccctgtacatgaaacaagggtgttctgtggtgaaggctgaaggccccccagaccattacagaacctccaccaaaggccaccttttcttggacagtggcgtcaatgtagcgttccccttggcgcctccagaccctcagtcggtcgtcgttgtggttcagggtgaagcgtgattcatcactgaacaggacctgggaccattgctgatgtgtccacctcacgtgacgtctgcagaaggcgcggcgtgctgccctatgggctggagttaagcgtggccgtacagctgggcgacgagaacggaggttaaacccatgaaggcgattccgtatggtctgctggctgatgttggtgttagtagccaccctcagctgccttcgaataatgctggaagaggctgttcttgtttgcaaggctagtcgttcaatgagacgatcttcacgtggagttgtcttctttggtcgcccaggtctgcgtctttcctggaccctcccagtggctgtgaaacgttgaatcagtctgacaatgaccgagatggacacgtgaagtcgcctggccacttctcgcttggggacaccatcttggaaccatgcaacagctcgtcccctctcaaactcgttcaattttcgtcgtggaggcattgtcagataatgcctaatactggtggtatgtcttctcaaaaagccaagcaagtgacagcatctcacacataaacagcagtgcttgcacgtgcataatggtttttccatgtggcttgtgcaatgtgttcgggctgaacggtccaaaacaaggtcctttttcgcaagtttctgctttttcttttgctaccaagctcagtagtagagaatcccgtgcaattttcccacttacacaacatcgcccacttacagctgaacaagaattcataacaatgtggcttgactgagaaataaataacagtagcgaactgattttattgagcacctgttttctcatagtgatccttaactttttgtgagtagtgtataaacaagagg from Littorina saxatilis isolate snail1 linkage group LG7, US_GU_Lsax_2.0, whole genome shotgun sequence carries:
- the LOC138971370 gene encoding transcription intermediary factor 1-beta-like — translated: MAEAKAVKSFSCPVCHEDLKEPKILPCTHLVCRQCLLSTLKKKRRSGKSGCPVCQSPLFKTDTLDQDDFDLFVDELPTDHVTGVKVECQKTLTGSSICTICDNSSEAESFCFECNTKLCRSCAKVHSKLPSTSNHTVEKLISLTAEQLAVKKWIPCCSHKEKSAKLYCSDHKELVCSSCATSNHRKCDGIEKITSAAESKRQEMGEQKKRLTDKEASLSAQIEDCDSQVTEAEAKFAEMRDRVITVFSDLIKSLEDKKQKLLGEIRQKEQIFLDEKLANKKELEAVRSSAEAHVNSVDMLLSSASDQALFATYGRLNPRLNEVESAEAVTDDAATIGDVYFDEKMLSGLKKTAAVCGEVRDSRPQQDKSRLIHCYTCNAISVTEGTFQFVIEKPERGSPDLMSQPCIIRNMPW